The following proteins are encoded in a genomic region of Primulina huaijiensis isolate GDHJ02 chromosome 3, ASM1229523v2, whole genome shotgun sequence:
- the LOC140972798 gene encoding glycine--tRNA ligase, chloroplastic/mitochondrial 2 isoform X4, protein MLQPSIRPDDSRYGENPNRLQRHTQFQVILKPDPGNSQDLFIRSLSALGINVNDHDIRFVEDNWESPVLGAWGLGWEIWMDGMEITQFTYFQQAGSLPLMPVSVEITYGLERILMLLQGVDHFKKIQYADGITYGELFLENEKEMSAYYLEHASVDHIHNHFDLFEVEARRLLDSGLPIPAYDQLLKTSHAFNVLDSRGFVGVTERARYFGRMRSLARQCAQLWLKTRESLGYPLGVAAQPDHIGFRKEDLDEAAKRVSAGPQKFILEIGTEELPPNDVVNACNQLKDLVEQLLEKQRLNHGDVQTYGTPRRLVVCVDNLSDKQVANQVEVRGPPASKAFDWLGNPTKAAEGFCRKNGVPLTSFYSKVEGKAEYIYVRAEEPSRLALEVLSEGLPGMLGKISFPKSMRWNSEVMFSRPIRWILALHGDAVVPFTFSGILSENVSHGLRNTPSATFTVASADSYTDVMLDAGIAISFEQREKEILEKSNTLAKSIGGSLVLQSGLLNDVVNLVEAPHPILGKFCESFLELPKDLLIMVMQKHQKYFAITDHDGKLLPYFIAVTNGAINEDVVRTGNEAVLRARYEDAKFFYGLDTSKSFSEFRSQLKGILFHEKLGTMLDKMTRVQHLVIQVGLSLGIAEDMLQVIRDAASLAMSDLSSAVVTEFTSLAGVMGRHYALRDGYSEQIAEALFEITLPRFSGDILPKTDAGAVLAIANRLDSLVGLFAAGCQRSSTNDPFGLRRISYGLVQLLVETNRNLELRNSLELAAALQPIEVESQTIDDVQQFVLRRLEQLLIDQGISPEVVRSVLAERGNRPFLAAMSAHRMEALSQGEMLPKVIEAYSRPTRIVRGKDVNDDLVVNEADFVSMEERALWSTFSSLRSKIHRDMEVDDFVKESCLLVQPLEDFFNNVFVMVEDERIRMNRLALLRQISDLPKGIADLSVMPGF, encoded by the exons ATGTTGC AACCTAGTATCCGACCAGATGATAGTCGTTATGGTGAAAATCCAAATAGACTTCAAAGGCACACTCAATTCCAG GTGATATTGAAGCCTGACCCTGGAAATTCTCAGGACTTGTTCATACGGAGCTTATCCGCCCTAG GTATTAATGTTAATGATCATGACATTCGATTTGTGGAAGATAACTGGGAGAGTCCG GTGTTAGGTGCCTGGGGATTGGGCTGGGAAATCTGGATGGATGGGATGGAAATTACTCAATTCACCTACTTCCAGCAG GCTGGAAGTCTGCCATTGATGCCTGTGTCAGTTGAGATCACTTATGGTCTTGAACGAATCCTCATGTTGCTTCAG GGGGTTGACCATTTCAAGAAAATTCAATATGCCGACGGGATAACATATGGAGAGTTGTTTTTGGAAAATGA GAAGGAAATGAGTGCATACTATTTGGAGCATGCCAGTGTGGATCATATCCATAACCATTTTGATCTTTTTGAGGTTGAAGCTCGCCGTTTGCTTGATTCAGGACTTCCTATTCCTGC GTATGACCAGCTTTTGAAGACATCTCATGCTTTCAATGTATTGGATTCTCGAGGATTTGTTGGGGTGACGGAACGTGCTCGTTACTTTGGCCGGATGCGTAG TTTAGCCCGCCAATGTGCACAACTTTGGTTAAAGACCAGGGAATCTCTTGGGTACCCTTTGGGGGTTGCAGCTCAACCTGATCACATAGGTTTTCGAAAAGAAGACCTCGACGAGGCAGCAAAAAGG GTCTCTGCTGGACCACAAAAGTTTATTCTTGAGATCGGGACAGAGGAGTTGCCGCCAAATGATGTGGTCAATGCCTGTAATCAA CTGAAAGATCTAGTTGAGCAGTTGCTGGAGAAACAGAGATTGAATCATGGAGATGTGCAAACATATGGTACACCACGCAGACTTGTG GTTTGCGTAGATAACCTAAGTGATAAGCAGGTGGCAAATCAAGTTGAGGTGCGGGGACCTCCGGCCTCAAAGGCATTCGACTGGCTAGGGAATCCTACCAAG GCTGCTGAAGGTTTTTGCCGCAAAAATGGTGTGCCTTTGACCTCCTTTTACAGTAAGGTTGAAG GAAAAGCAGAGTATATTTATGTTCGTGCGGAGGAGCCTTCACGCCTTGCTTTGGAG GTTTTATCTGAAGGGCTACCTGGGATGCTTGGCAAAATATCTTTTCCAAAGTCAATGAGATGGAACTCTGAG GTTATGTTCAGTAGACCCATCCGATGGATATTGGCGCTACATGGAGATGCAGTTGTTCCATTTACATTCAGTGGTATTCTTAG TGAAAATGTTTCTCATGGGCTTCGGAACACTCCATCTGCTACTTTTACG GTAGCAAGTGCAGATTCTTATACCGACGTAATGCTGGACGCTGGAATAGCCATCAGTTTTGAG CAACGAGAGAAGGAAATTTTGGAGAAGTCTAATACCTTGGCAAAAAGTATTGGTGGTTCTCTTGTTCTGCAAAGTGGTTTACTTAACGAT GTTGTAAATCTTGTTGAAGCACCTCATCCAATACTTGGCAAGTTCTGTGAGTCCTTTCTAGAGCTTCCGAAAGATCTGCTGATAATG GTCATGCAGAAGCATCAGAAATATTTTGCGATAACAGATCATGATGGAAAGCTATTGCCATATTTCATCGCT GTCACAAATGGAGCAATAAATGAAGATGTTGTTCGGACAGGAAATGAAGCTGTACTCAG AGCTCGATATGAAGATGCGAAGTTCTTCTATGGGTTGGACACCAGCAAGAGCTTTTCAGAATTTCGAAGTCAACTGAAAGGAATCCTTTTTCAT GAAAAGTTGGGTACAATGCTGGACAAGATGACACGTGTTCAACATCTGGTTATTCAAGTGGGTTTATCTCTAGGAATAGCTGAAGATATGCTCCAAGTTATCCGCGATGCTGCGTCATTAGCCATGTCAGACCTTTCTTCCGCAGTTGTTACAGAATTTACCTCCCTTGCTGGGGTAATGGGACGCCACTATGCTTTGAGAGATGGCTATTCAGAGCAG ATTGCGGAGGCGTTGTTTGAGATTACACTTCCACGATTTTCTGGTGACATACTTCCAAAAACAGATGCTGGGGCGGTATTGGCAATTGCTAACAG ATTGGACAGCCTTGTTGGGTTGTTTGCTGCTGGTTGTCAACGAAGTTCAACCAACGACCCCTTTGGTCTGCGAAGAATCTCTTATGGTCTT GTGCAATTGTTGGTAGAAACCAACCGGAATTTGGAGCTAAGAAATTCTTTAGAGCTTGCTGCTGCACTCCAGCCCATAGAAGTAGAGTCACAGACAATTGATGAT GTGCAACAATTTGTGTTGAGAAGACTTGAACAACTTTTG ATTGACCAAGGAATAAGTCCAGAAGTGGTTCGTTCTGTTCTTGCTGAGCGTGGAAATAGGCCTTTTCTGGCAGCTATGTCTGCACACAGA ATGGAAGCCTTATCACAAGGTGAAATGCTGCCCAAAGTTATTGAAGCATATTCTCGTCCAACAAGAATTGTTCGCGGAAAGGATGTCAATGATGATTTGGTG GTGAACGAGGCAGATTTTGTATCAATGGAAGAGAGAGCTTTGTGGAGCACTTTTTCATCATTAAGGAGTAAAATACATCGAG ACATGGAAGTGGATGATTTTGTTAAAGAATCTTGCCTCCTAGTGCAACCTTTGGAAGATTTCTTCAATAATGTTTTTGTTATGGTG GAAGATGAAAGAATCAGAATGAACAGGCTTGCACTCCTACGGCAAATTTCAGACCTTCCGAAGGGAATAGCAGACCTCTCAGTTATGCCAGGTTTCTAG
- the LOC140972798 gene encoding glycine--tRNA ligase, chloroplastic/mitochondrial 2 isoform X6 encodes MDGMEITQFTYFQQAGSLPLMPVSVEITYGLERILMLLQGVDHFKKIQYADGITYGELFLENEKEMSAYYLEHASVDHIHNHFDLFEVEARRLLDSGLPIPAYDQLLKTSHAFNVLDSRGFVGVTERARYFGRMRSLARQCAQLWLKTRESLGYPLGVAAQPDHIGFRKEDLDEAAKRVSAGPQKFILEIGTEELPPNDVVNACNQLKDLVEQLLEKQRLNHGDVQTYGTPRRLVVCVDNLSDKQVANQVEVRGPPASKAFDWLGNPTKAAEGFCRKNGVPLTSFYSKVEGKAEYIYVRAEEPSRLALEVLSEGLPGMLGKISFPKSMRWNSEVMFSRPIRWILALHGDAVVPFTFSGILSENVSHGLRNTPSATFTVASADSYTDVMLDAGIAISFEQREKEILEKSNTLAKSIGGSLVLQSGLLNDVVNLVEAPHPILGKFCESFLELPKDLLIMVMQKHQKYFAITDHDGKLLPYFIAVTNGAINEDVVRTGNEAVLRARYEDAKFFYGLDTSKSFSEFRSQLKGILFHEKLGTMLDKMTRVQHLVIQVGLSLGIAEDMLQVIRDAASLAMSDLSSAVVTEFTSLAGVMGRHYALRDGYSEQIAEALFEITLPRFSGDILPKTDAGAVLAIANRLDSLVGLFAAGCQRSSTNDPFGLRRISYGLVQLLVETNRNLELRNSLELAAALQPIEVESQTIDDVQQFVLRRLEQLLIDQGISPEVVRSVLAERGNRPFLAAMSAHRMEALSQGEMLPKVIEAYSRPTRIVRGKDVNDDLVVNEADFVSMEERALWSTFSSLRSKIHRDMEVDDFVKESCLLVQPLEDFFNNVFVMVEDERIRMNRLALLRQISDLPKGIADLSVMPGF; translated from the exons ATGGATGGGATGGAAATTACTCAATTCACCTACTTCCAGCAG GCTGGAAGTCTGCCATTGATGCCTGTGTCAGTTGAGATCACTTATGGTCTTGAACGAATCCTCATGTTGCTTCAG GGGGTTGACCATTTCAAGAAAATTCAATATGCCGACGGGATAACATATGGAGAGTTGTTTTTGGAAAATGA GAAGGAAATGAGTGCATACTATTTGGAGCATGCCAGTGTGGATCATATCCATAACCATTTTGATCTTTTTGAGGTTGAAGCTCGCCGTTTGCTTGATTCAGGACTTCCTATTCCTGC GTATGACCAGCTTTTGAAGACATCTCATGCTTTCAATGTATTGGATTCTCGAGGATTTGTTGGGGTGACGGAACGTGCTCGTTACTTTGGCCGGATGCGTAG TTTAGCCCGCCAATGTGCACAACTTTGGTTAAAGACCAGGGAATCTCTTGGGTACCCTTTGGGGGTTGCAGCTCAACCTGATCACATAGGTTTTCGAAAAGAAGACCTCGACGAGGCAGCAAAAAGG GTCTCTGCTGGACCACAAAAGTTTATTCTTGAGATCGGGACAGAGGAGTTGCCGCCAAATGATGTGGTCAATGCCTGTAATCAA CTGAAAGATCTAGTTGAGCAGTTGCTGGAGAAACAGAGATTGAATCATGGAGATGTGCAAACATATGGTACACCACGCAGACTTGTG GTTTGCGTAGATAACCTAAGTGATAAGCAGGTGGCAAATCAAGTTGAGGTGCGGGGACCTCCGGCCTCAAAGGCATTCGACTGGCTAGGGAATCCTACCAAG GCTGCTGAAGGTTTTTGCCGCAAAAATGGTGTGCCTTTGACCTCCTTTTACAGTAAGGTTGAAG GAAAAGCAGAGTATATTTATGTTCGTGCGGAGGAGCCTTCACGCCTTGCTTTGGAG GTTTTATCTGAAGGGCTACCTGGGATGCTTGGCAAAATATCTTTTCCAAAGTCAATGAGATGGAACTCTGAG GTTATGTTCAGTAGACCCATCCGATGGATATTGGCGCTACATGGAGATGCAGTTGTTCCATTTACATTCAGTGGTATTCTTAG TGAAAATGTTTCTCATGGGCTTCGGAACACTCCATCTGCTACTTTTACG GTAGCAAGTGCAGATTCTTATACCGACGTAATGCTGGACGCTGGAATAGCCATCAGTTTTGAG CAACGAGAGAAGGAAATTTTGGAGAAGTCTAATACCTTGGCAAAAAGTATTGGTGGTTCTCTTGTTCTGCAAAGTGGTTTACTTAACGAT GTTGTAAATCTTGTTGAAGCACCTCATCCAATACTTGGCAAGTTCTGTGAGTCCTTTCTAGAGCTTCCGAAAGATCTGCTGATAATG GTCATGCAGAAGCATCAGAAATATTTTGCGATAACAGATCATGATGGAAAGCTATTGCCATATTTCATCGCT GTCACAAATGGAGCAATAAATGAAGATGTTGTTCGGACAGGAAATGAAGCTGTACTCAG AGCTCGATATGAAGATGCGAAGTTCTTCTATGGGTTGGACACCAGCAAGAGCTTTTCAGAATTTCGAAGTCAACTGAAAGGAATCCTTTTTCAT GAAAAGTTGGGTACAATGCTGGACAAGATGACACGTGTTCAACATCTGGTTATTCAAGTGGGTTTATCTCTAGGAATAGCTGAAGATATGCTCCAAGTTATCCGCGATGCTGCGTCATTAGCCATGTCAGACCTTTCTTCCGCAGTTGTTACAGAATTTACCTCCCTTGCTGGGGTAATGGGACGCCACTATGCTTTGAGAGATGGCTATTCAGAGCAG ATTGCGGAGGCGTTGTTTGAGATTACACTTCCACGATTTTCTGGTGACATACTTCCAAAAACAGATGCTGGGGCGGTATTGGCAATTGCTAACAG ATTGGACAGCCTTGTTGGGTTGTTTGCTGCTGGTTGTCAACGAAGTTCAACCAACGACCCCTTTGGTCTGCGAAGAATCTCTTATGGTCTT GTGCAATTGTTGGTAGAAACCAACCGGAATTTGGAGCTAAGAAATTCTTTAGAGCTTGCTGCTGCACTCCAGCCCATAGAAGTAGAGTCACAGACAATTGATGAT GTGCAACAATTTGTGTTGAGAAGACTTGAACAACTTTTG ATTGACCAAGGAATAAGTCCAGAAGTGGTTCGTTCTGTTCTTGCTGAGCGTGGAAATAGGCCTTTTCTGGCAGCTATGTCTGCACACAGA ATGGAAGCCTTATCACAAGGTGAAATGCTGCCCAAAGTTATTGAAGCATATTCTCGTCCAACAAGAATTGTTCGCGGAAAGGATGTCAATGATGATTTGGTG GTGAACGAGGCAGATTTTGTATCAATGGAAGAGAGAGCTTTGTGGAGCACTTTTTCATCATTAAGGAGTAAAATACATCGAG ACATGGAAGTGGATGATTTTGTTAAAGAATCTTGCCTCCTAGTGCAACCTTTGGAAGATTTCTTCAATAATGTTTTTGTTATGGTG GAAGATGAAAGAATCAGAATGAACAGGCTTGCACTCCTACGGCAAATTTCAGACCTTCCGAAGGGAATAGCAGACCTCTCAGTTATGCCAGGTTTCTAG
- the LOC140972798 gene encoding glycine--tRNA ligase, chloroplastic/mitochondrial 2 isoform X5 — MSTLTLPLVTSIFKNSPNKYKPHFAFLFTTVRSSSPLHIFQPKRFSSSAATRSSSSSVSSSNDQCLQKSSSSSSVLTFQQAIQRLQEYWASVGCAVMQCSNTEVGAGTMNPLTFLRVLGPEPWNVAYVEPSIRPDDSRYGENPNRLQRHTQFQVILKPDPGNSQDLFIRSLSALGINVNDHDIRFVEDNWESPVLGAWGLGWEIWMDGMEITQFTYFQQAGSLPLMPVSVEITYGLERILMLLQGVDHFKKIQYADGITYGELFLENEKEMSAYYLEHASVDHIHNHFDLFEVEARRLLDSGLPIPAYDQLLKTSHAFNVLDSRGFVGVTERARYFGRMRSLARQCAQLWLKTRESLGYPLGVAAQPDHIGFRKEDLDEAAKRVSAGPQKFILEIGTEELPPNDVVNACNQLKDLVEQLLEKQRLNHGDVQTYGTPRRLVVCVDNLSDKQVANQVEVRGPPASKAFDWLGNPTKAAEGFCRKNGVPLTSFYSKVEGKAEYIYVRAEEPSRLALEVLSEGLPGMLGKISFPKSMRWNSEVMFSRPIRWILALHGDAVVPFTFSGILSENVSHGLRNTPSATFTVASADSYTDVMLDAGIAISFEQREKEILEKSNTLAKSIGGSLVLQSGLLNDVVNLVEAPHPILGKFCESFLELPKDLLIMVMQKHQKYFAITDHDGKLLPYFIAVTNGAINEDVVRTGNEAVLRARYEDAKFFYGLDTSKSFSEFRSQLKGILFHEKLGTMLDKMTRVQHLVIQVGLSLGIAEDMLQVIRDAASLAMSDLSSAVVTEFTSLAGVMGRHYALRDGYSEQIAEALFEITLPRFSGDILPKTDAGAVLAIANSSLKDFSATLPQIGQPCWVVCCWLSTKFNQRPLWSAKNLLWSCAIVGRNQPEFGAKKFFRACCCTPAHRSRVTDN, encoded by the exons ATGAGCACACTGACGCTCCCGTTGGTGACTTCCATTTTCAAGAATTCGCCCAACAAATACAAACCCCACTTCGCTTTCTTGTTCACCACCGTCCGGAGTTCTTCTCCTCTTCATATATTCCAGCCAAAACGCTTCTCTTCTTCTGCGGCCACTCGTTCTTCTTCATCTTCGGTCTCGTCATCCAATGATCAGTGCTTACAGAAATCGTCTTCTTCATCTTCCGTTCTCACGTTTCAGCAAGCCATTCAGCGCCTCCAG GAGTATTGGGCTTCTGTTGGATGTGCTGTGATGCAATGCAGCAACACTGAG GTTGGAGCTGGCACTATGAATCCTCTGACCTTTTTAAGGGTCCTTGGTCCAGAACCATGGAATGTTGC GTATGTAGAACCTAGTATCCGACCAGATGATAGTCGTTATGGTGAAAATCCAAATAGACTTCAAAGGCACACTCAATTCCAG GTGATATTGAAGCCTGACCCTGGAAATTCTCAGGACTTGTTCATACGGAGCTTATCCGCCCTAG GTATTAATGTTAATGATCATGACATTCGATTTGTGGAAGATAACTGGGAGAGTCCG GTGTTAGGTGCCTGGGGATTGGGCTGGGAAATCTGGATGGATGGGATGGAAATTACTCAATTCACCTACTTCCAGCAG GCTGGAAGTCTGCCATTGATGCCTGTGTCAGTTGAGATCACTTATGGTCTTGAACGAATCCTCATGTTGCTTCAG GGGGTTGACCATTTCAAGAAAATTCAATATGCCGACGGGATAACATATGGAGAGTTGTTTTTGGAAAATGA GAAGGAAATGAGTGCATACTATTTGGAGCATGCCAGTGTGGATCATATCCATAACCATTTTGATCTTTTTGAGGTTGAAGCTCGCCGTTTGCTTGATTCAGGACTTCCTATTCCTGC GTATGACCAGCTTTTGAAGACATCTCATGCTTTCAATGTATTGGATTCTCGAGGATTTGTTGGGGTGACGGAACGTGCTCGTTACTTTGGCCGGATGCGTAG TTTAGCCCGCCAATGTGCACAACTTTGGTTAAAGACCAGGGAATCTCTTGGGTACCCTTTGGGGGTTGCAGCTCAACCTGATCACATAGGTTTTCGAAAAGAAGACCTCGACGAGGCAGCAAAAAGG GTCTCTGCTGGACCACAAAAGTTTATTCTTGAGATCGGGACAGAGGAGTTGCCGCCAAATGATGTGGTCAATGCCTGTAATCAA CTGAAAGATCTAGTTGAGCAGTTGCTGGAGAAACAGAGATTGAATCATGGAGATGTGCAAACATATGGTACACCACGCAGACTTGTG GTTTGCGTAGATAACCTAAGTGATAAGCAGGTGGCAAATCAAGTTGAGGTGCGGGGACCTCCGGCCTCAAAGGCATTCGACTGGCTAGGGAATCCTACCAAG GCTGCTGAAGGTTTTTGCCGCAAAAATGGTGTGCCTTTGACCTCCTTTTACAGTAAGGTTGAAG GAAAAGCAGAGTATATTTATGTTCGTGCGGAGGAGCCTTCACGCCTTGCTTTGGAG GTTTTATCTGAAGGGCTACCTGGGATGCTTGGCAAAATATCTTTTCCAAAGTCAATGAGATGGAACTCTGAG GTTATGTTCAGTAGACCCATCCGATGGATATTGGCGCTACATGGAGATGCAGTTGTTCCATTTACATTCAGTGGTATTCTTAG TGAAAATGTTTCTCATGGGCTTCGGAACACTCCATCTGCTACTTTTACG GTAGCAAGTGCAGATTCTTATACCGACGTAATGCTGGACGCTGGAATAGCCATCAGTTTTGAG CAACGAGAGAAGGAAATTTTGGAGAAGTCTAATACCTTGGCAAAAAGTATTGGTGGTTCTCTTGTTCTGCAAAGTGGTTTACTTAACGAT GTTGTAAATCTTGTTGAAGCACCTCATCCAATACTTGGCAAGTTCTGTGAGTCCTTTCTAGAGCTTCCGAAAGATCTGCTGATAATG GTCATGCAGAAGCATCAGAAATATTTTGCGATAACAGATCATGATGGAAAGCTATTGCCATATTTCATCGCT GTCACAAATGGAGCAATAAATGAAGATGTTGTTCGGACAGGAAATGAAGCTGTACTCAG AGCTCGATATGAAGATGCGAAGTTCTTCTATGGGTTGGACACCAGCAAGAGCTTTTCAGAATTTCGAAGTCAACTGAAAGGAATCCTTTTTCAT GAAAAGTTGGGTACAATGCTGGACAAGATGACACGTGTTCAACATCTGGTTATTCAAGTGGGTTTATCTCTAGGAATAGCTGAAGATATGCTCCAAGTTATCCGCGATGCTGCGTCATTAGCCATGTCAGACCTTTCTTCCGCAGTTGTTACAGAATTTACCTCCCTTGCTGGGGTAATGGGACGCCACTATGCTTTGAGAGATGGCTATTCAGAGCAG ATTGCGGAGGCGTTGTTTGAGATTACACTTCCACGATTTTCTGGTGACATACTTCCAAAAACAGATGCTGGGGCGGTATTGGCAATTGCTAACAG tTCTCTCAAAGATTTCAGTGCCACACTCCCTCAGATTGGACAGCCTTGTTGGGTTGTTTGCTGCTGGTTGTCAACGAAGTTCAACCAACGACCCCTTTGGTCTGCGAAGAATCTCTTATGGTCTT GTGCAATTGTTGGTAGAAACCAACCGGAATTTGGAGCTAAGAAATTCTTTAGAGCTTGCTGCTGCACTCCAGCCCATAGAAGTAGAGTCACAGACAATTGA